DNA sequence from the Prolixibacter sp. SD074 genome:
TCCTTTTTTTGAATTTGACCATCGTTTATAATTCCATACGATCTCGCTTTGGAAGTTATTCATCCCAAAAACCTTGTCTAACGCCACTCTAACATAATGAGATGCCGTTTTGTCACAATGTAAGAATATAGAACCTGTTTTTTTTTAAAATTCTTTTACATTCAATAATAGATTCTGATATAAGCCTAATGTATTCCTCAATAGAATCCCATTTATCATTAAACTTGTATTCCCTACTATTATCCCGTGTCTTTAAAGAATGCGTTTTTTGAGTAAAAAAAGGAGGATCAAGATATACCAAATCAACAGATTCAGGCTTTAACTCCTTTAGAATTACCCGGCAATCTCCTTTATATATTTTGTTGAAGTCCATTATTCCGATTTTGTTTTTTTGTCAGCAATTTGTGTTAGAATTCCTTTTAAATCAACTCCTGTATATCTTTCCATAAATTCCCATGCATCGTCACCGGCATAATATTCACCACTAACTCCCGCATATAAAGTCTTTAATGTTTCCTGTATTCTTATTGCCTGTGTTCGTTGTGGGTAATAGAACATCACACGAATTGGTTTAAAATCTCTATTCTTTATTGTCTTAACTCTTGAATGTTCCATCATACAAATTTACAAAATTCAAATTGTTGCTGAAGTATTGAACTTGTCGTACCCAACTACCACATTCCAGCCACTCCTGCTATACCTTACAATGAGAGACATAATGGAGAGATATTGTCTCCTGAGAAACAGTGTTCATTGTTGGTTTTTGGATTTCTCGGCGAACTAGTAACCCTTACGACTTTCACTATTGAAATTAGCGTTTTTTTATCGTTAATCAAAAAAGTGGGGATTTCGTGCCCCACTCCCAGGAGGGAGTCCGAAAAGTCCAAAGAGCATTTTCAGAACTATCAAATTGCAAGTACAGCTTTAGTTATTTACCCCTAAATCCCCTGAAGGGGACTTTAAGCCTCACCTTTAGGGAGTCCCGATGTCCATCGGGAGGAGGGGTAAATCCAAGATTGCTTTCAATTTGAAAGTAAACACTTTTCCAATTCAACTTTTCGGACACCCTCAGTTAGGCCGGAGCGTTAAATGAAGTTGGCGGCTTGAAAGGGGACTTTACGAGGGCGTCCAAATAGTAAGTTTTACATTTTTAAAAGCTAATAATATGTAAGTCACAATATCGCAACATCCCCTAAATCCTTAAAGCTATCGTAGATGGAGGAATAAGTCTCTGGCTTACTTGCGAATTGTGTTGTGATTTCTACGTAAGCCTTCCTGATGCGGCAGCTGGGAATTATTCCCGGAACGGGAAATTGAATTTATGCCAGCTCTATCACGGTAATTTCGGGGGGCATGCCAATTCGGCCCGAGAAGCCATGATAGCCCAATCCGCGGTTGACATACAGGTATTGTTCTTTCTCGTTATAGAGCCCGCCCCAGCGCGGGTACTTGTATTGTATGGGGCTCCATTTGATGCCCGCCCGCTCGATGCCGAACTGCATTCCGTGGGTATGTCCCGAGAATGTGATGTCGATATCGGTACCGGTCAGCACCTCTTCGTCCCAGTGTGAAGGGTCGTGGCTCAACAGCATTTTAAACTGTTCCGGAGCAACGTTCGCGAGGGCCTTGTTCAGATCGCCATGTTGGGGGAACGGAGGTTT
Encoded proteins:
- a CDS encoding DNA methyltransferase → MDFNKIYKGDCRVILKELKPESVDLVYLDPPFFTQKTHSLKTRDNSREYKFNDKWDSIEEYIRLISESIIECKRILKKNRFYILTL
- a CDS encoding ApaLI family restriction endonuclease, which translates into the protein MMEHSRVKTIKNRDFKPIRVMFYYPQRTQAIRIQETLKTLYAGVSGEYYAGDDAWEFMERYTGVDLKGILTQIADKKTKSE